A genomic segment from Gracilimonas sediminicola encodes:
- the recJ gene encoding single-stranded-DNA-specific exonuclease RecJ — MSFRWVYAQPEEPKYVSKLGDMLGIPDKIAQLLAIRGIKTFDDAEYFFRPKIENLHDPFLMKDMEAGAERLALAIRKSEKVLVYGDYDVDGTTATSCVYTFLKEFGVDADYYIPHRFKEGYGINPDGIKYAEEVKASLIVSVDCGITAIEEAKVAREKGIDLIVCDHHTVGNEIPDAVAVLDPKRPDCNYPFDGLSGAGVGFKLIQGTIEKLGLPDTISYKFLDLVAISIASDIVPIIDENRVLMKAGLQMIQRSPRVGIKALLELIKVSKEDVNTSKIVFSIGPRINAAGRMGDASTAVKLMISETLGEAKSHAYELESVNLKRRDTDSKTMKEAMEQIEKDFDMEETSTIVLYSENWHLGVIGIVASRLVDLYHRPAIMLSNVDGKIKGSARSIKGFNIYNAIKKCDDLLEQFGGHEFAAGLTLPEGNLSEFRRRMNELAYTDLSENSFEPELTVDAKLELGEVDMKFWKLLSQFEPFGPGNLRPVFVSEEVKVVGVPTIVGNGHLKMRVSQNGSGVFDTIGFNMHEYLPDVRKGDPFKIAYVLEENNWNGRRTLQLRLKDIHIPGK, encoded by the coding sequence ATGTCATTCCGCTGGGTATACGCGCAGCCGGAGGAGCCAAAGTACGTCTCCAAATTAGGGGACATGCTGGGAATTCCGGACAAAATAGCCCAACTACTGGCTATACGCGGCATAAAAACATTCGATGATGCAGAATACTTTTTCAGGCCAAAGATAGAAAACCTCCACGATCCTTTTTTAATGAAGGATATGGAAGCCGGTGCAGAACGTTTAGCTCTGGCCATACGTAAAAGTGAGAAAGTACTCGTTTACGGCGATTACGACGTTGACGGGACTACAGCAACTTCCTGTGTCTATACATTTTTGAAAGAATTTGGCGTAGATGCCGACTACTACATTCCCCATCGCTTCAAAGAGGGATACGGGATTAACCCCGATGGCATTAAATATGCCGAAGAGGTTAAGGCCTCCCTGATTGTATCGGTTGATTGCGGCATTACCGCTATTGAAGAAGCCAAAGTGGCCCGCGAAAAAGGCATCGACCTGATTGTGTGCGACCACCATACCGTAGGTAATGAAATTCCGGATGCCGTAGCGGTGCTTGATCCCAAACGCCCGGATTGTAATTATCCTTTTGATGGTCTTTCGGGAGCCGGGGTTGGCTTTAAGCTCATTCAGGGAACCATAGAAAAGTTGGGATTGCCAGATACTATTTCCTATAAATTTCTGGATTTAGTTGCCATTTCGATTGCTTCCGATATCGTGCCCATCATTGATGAAAACCGTGTGCTTATGAAGGCCGGACTACAGATGATTCAACGAAGTCCGAGGGTGGGTATTAAGGCACTGCTTGAGCTAATCAAAGTTTCCAAAGAAGATGTAAATACCTCTAAGATTGTGTTTTCCATCGGACCGAGAATTAACGCGGCCGGAAGAATGGGGGATGCGAGCACCGCCGTAAAGCTCATGATTTCCGAGACGCTGGGAGAAGCCAAATCTCATGCTTATGAGCTGGAGTCAGTAAACCTGAAGCGAAGAGATACCGACTCCAAGACGATGAAAGAGGCGATGGAGCAAATTGAGAAGGATTTTGACATGGAGGAGACGTCCACAATTGTGCTATATAGTGAAAACTGGCACCTTGGGGTGATAGGGATTGTGGCTTCCCGGCTGGTGGATTTATATCACCGTCCGGCTATAATGCTCAGCAATGTGGATGGGAAGATCAAAGGGTCGGCAAGGAGCATTAAAGGGTTTAATATTTACAATGCCATCAAAAAATGTGATGACTTGCTCGAACAGTTTGGTGGGCATGAGTTTGCCGCCGGCCTCACCCTGCCGGAAGGAAATCTTTCCGAATTCCGCCGCCGCATGAACGAGCTGGCCTATACTGATTTGTCGGAGAATTCTTTTGAACCTGAACTCACCGTAGATGCCAAACTGGAATTGGGTGAGGTGGATATGAAATTCTGGAAACTGCTCAGTCAGTTTGAGCCCTTTGGGCCGGGCAACCTGCGGCCGGTGTTTGTAAGTGAGGAAGTTAAAGTAGTTGGGGTTCCAACCATTGTAGGAAATGGCCACTTGAAGATGAGAGTCAGTCAAAATGGGTCGGGTGTTTTTGATACCATCGGTTTTAATATGCACGAATACCTGCCCGATGTTCGAAAAGGAGATCCCTTTAAAATAGCCTATGTGCTGGAAGAAAATAACTGGAACGGCCGGCGTACGCTTCAGCTGAGATTAAAGGACATTCACATTCCGGGGAAATAG